A single window of Nicotiana sylvestris chromosome 5, ASM39365v2, whole genome shotgun sequence DNA harbors:
- the LOC138869485 gene encoding uncharacterized protein has protein sequence MGVFIFVTLRLFHGGVLEVVCGEPRYVGGVMTEYVNVDVDTLSYFELVDYIKELGYSSNCTFSVRPPNCGIIENINNDREHMGVEESGSAFNKGDETIETSASQNIEVGEEALNGAAATSPTPTDSAADPASSPPNPDPDSSSTEEESDKSSEDSSSDEDSDFFGDDIEDYGSDIHEEFLEFRAERKSFQRRKRKERAHADPENVPCGVAGPDLGFDETETGKKRLEGRIGGDEPYYPSSDACSFETDEDESWVEDGEEVSVNLPRRRSSTKKVVYDPTAKKVVWQL, from the exons ATGGGTGTGTTTATATTTGTTACTTTGAGATTGTTTCATGGTGGGGTCTTAGAGGTTGTATGTGGGGAACCAAGATATGTGGGTGGGGTAATGACAGAATATGTGAATGTTGATGTGGATACTTTATCTTATTTTGAGTTGGTGGACTATATTAAAGAATTGGGGTACAGCAGCAACTGTACATTTAGTGTTAGGCCACCTAACTGTGGCATTATAGAAAATATAAACAATGATAGGGAG CACATGGGTGTAGAGGAATCTGGTTCAGCTTTTAATAAAGGGGATGAGACCATTGAAACAAGTGCTAGTCAAAACATTGAGGTTGGTGAGGAGGCTTTAAATGGTGCAGCAGCTACTTCACCTACACCTACTGATTCAGCAGCTGATCCAGCATCTTCTCCACCAAATCCAGATCCAGATTCATCCTCAACTGAGGAGGAATCTGATAAGTCAAGTGAAGATAGTTCAAGTGATGAAGACAGTGATTTTTTTGGTGATGACATAGAGGATTATGGTAGTGATATACATGAAGAGTTTTTAGAGTTTAGGGCTGAGAGAAAGTCTTTccagagaagaaaaagaaaggaaagagctCATGCTGATCCTGAAAATGTTCCATGTGGTGTAGCTGGGCCAGATTTGGGGTTTGATGAAACTGAAACAGGTAAAAAACGTTTAGAAGGTAGGATAGGAGGTGATGAACCATATTACCCAAGTTCTGATGCTTGTAGCTTTGAAACAGATGAAGATGAAAGTTGGGTTGAAGATGGGGAAGAAGTTAGTGTAAATCTACCAAGAAGAAGATCTTCTACCAAGAAGGTGGTTTATGATCCTACAGCTAAAAAAGTTGTGTGGCAGCTGTGA
- the LOC104248112 gene encoding uncharacterized protein translates to MGYHILEFGRILDYRDELLRTNPESTCVVKLGEANESGKAVFQSFYVCFGALKNAFMGCRKCIGLDSCFLKGVCRGQLLVAIAKDANNQMLPLAWAVMKYENKNTCTWFISLLKDDLGLGDGRGFTLITDMQKGLLAAIQDIIPACEHRMCARHILANWSKNWRGIQRRMLFWKCARSTYEAELKKNLKALSMLGKNIVDDLLYYNKETWCKVYFNVEVKCDVVDNNMAESFNAWILAARHKTIITMLEEIIVKMMTRIAKLREFANTWSCNISPMALKVLEENIEKSMRCTIFFNGDTGYQVKEETNQHIVCLRNNICSCRAWMLKGIPCPHAIAAMYYKGYEPADYVDNCYMKETYLMTYSHFLQPLNNMEMWPASTNPPVAPPVVKSMPGRPKKIRRKEAIETKKCGKLPKTGLVMRCNICKGVGHNRRGCHKSATAAASSGSGTTAAEASGTTAAEASGSGRPRGRPKV, encoded by the exons ATGGGGTACCATATACTTGAGTTTGGAAGAATTCTTGACTATAGGGATGAATTGTTAAGAACCAATCCTGAGAGTACTTGTGTGGTAAAACTTGGTGAAGCTAATGAATCTGGTAAGGCAGTATTTCAAAGTTTCTATGTCTGTTTTGGTGCATTGAAGAATGCATTCATGGGGTGCAGGAAATGCATAGGTTTAGATAGTTGTTTTCTGAAGGGAGTTTGTAGAGGGCAGTTATTAGTTGCTATAGCTAAGGATGCCAACAACCAAATGCTTCCACTTGCTTGGGCAGTAATGAAATATGAGAACAAAAATACCTGTACATGGTTTATATCCTTGCTTAAAGATGATTTAGGATTAGGAGATGGCAGGGGTTTCACCTTGATTACAGACATGCAAAAG GGACTTCTAGCAGCAATTCAAGACATTATTCCAGCATGTGAGCACAGGATGTGTGCCAGACACATCCTTGCAAATTGGTCAAAGAATTGGAGAGGGATTCAGAGGAGGATGCTGTTCTGGAAGTGTGCTAGAAGTACATATGAGGCTGAACTCAAGAAAAACCTTAAAGCACTCAGTATGCTTGGTAAGAACATAGTTGATGATCTTTTATACTATAACAAAGAGACTTGGTGTAAGGTTTATTTTAATGTGGAAGTCAAGTGTGATGTTGTAGATAATAACATGGCTGAAAGTTTTAATGCATGGATCCTAGCTGCTAGGCACAAGACCATTATAACCATGCTTGAAGAAATAATAGTCAAGATGATGACTAGAATAGCTAAGTTAAGGGAATTTGCAAATACTTGGTCATGCAACATTTCTCCAATGGCATTAAAGGTCTTAGAGGAAAATATTGAAAAGTCAATGAGGTGTACAATTTTTTTTAATGGAGATACAGGATACCAAGTTAAGGAGGAAACAAATCAACATATTGTTTGCCTAAGAAATAACATTTGTAGTTGTAGGGCTTGGATGTTGAAAGGGATACCATGTCCACATGCCATAGCTGCAATGTACTATAAAGGGTATGAACCAGCTGACTATGTTGATAACTGCTATATGAAGGAGACATACTTGATGACATATTCTCACTTCCTTCAACCACTCAACAATATGGAAATGTGGCCTGCATCTACTAACCCTCCTGTTGCACCACCAGTGGTGAAAAGTATGCCTGGCAGGCCCAAGAAGATTAGGAGAAAAGAGGCAATTGAAACCAAAAAATGTGGAAAGTTGCCTAAAACTGGACTTGTTATGAGGTGTAACATCTGCAAGGGTGTTGGTCACAACAGGAGGGGGTGTCATAAGAGTGCTACTGCTGCTGCATCATCAGGTTCAGGAACTACTGCTGCAGAAGCATCAGGAACTACTGCTGCAGAAGCATCAGGTTCAGGAAGACCAAGAGGCAGACCAAAGGTATAA